ATAAATATGAAAATGCCGGATACCGTATTTTTCCACCAAATAAGCCATTTCACCCGCTACATATTCGGGGCTGTGCGCGCGGAATTTACGGCCCATGCAGAGATTGGCGCAAAACGTGCATTGCGACGGACAGCCGCGGCTGGAAATAAGCGTCACGCTTTTTCGCCCCCGCCTGGAAAAACGATGCCGGTAATATAAACCGATGTCGATCAGGTCGCGGGCCGGATACGGCAGGCGGTCCAGCTCGGAGATCATTTCGGGGCGGGGGATTTCCCTGTATTCCCAGCCTTCGATAAACGCGGCCCCCGGTATTTTATTAAAATCAACTTTTCCGCGCGCGTCAAATTCATTGGCTAAGGCAAGCATGGGGATCTCCCCTTCCCCCAGTATCACGGCGTCAAGCGCGGGTACGCTTTGCAGGGTTGAGCGCGGCAGAGCATTCACGTGCGGCCCCCCCATGACCACCAGACATCCCAGCCGCCGTTTGGCTTCTATGGCCGCCTGCCGCGCCAGCATGAAATTGGAAGTTACCGAAGTAATACCTACGATATCAGGCCGGAATTCCTCTACTTTCGCCCACATCAGCTCCATCGGCATCCGGTAAGGCTCCGGATCGAAAATTTTTACCGTGTGACCGGCTTTCCGCGCATACGCCGCTATATAGCCCAGCCCCAGCGGAAAACCGCAATAATTCCCAAAACGGATCAGTCCATAGGAAAGCGGGAATGGCGGATTGATAAGAGCGATCTTCATAAAAAGCCGGCCATTTTCAATTCAGCGCGATTTATGGCCTTAAAGGACATACAGATAAAACCGGGAAAATCCCGGCAATAAGCCTCCATAACGCGCAGGGTCACCGGATTTACCTGTTAAAAGCCAGAGTGCGCAGGATCTGGGAAAGGTTACAATAGTATCGCTGATACGCACGGGCTCTCAAACGTATGGTGTCTTTTTTGGAAAGAGCCGTTTGCCTCGGTTCATACGGCCGGTCATCCCGCTGTGAACACCAGTGAGTCCAATCCGTCTCCGGCGTGTCATATTCCTTGTAGTATTTGTCGAACAAAAGTGTTCCGGGATATGGGATCAGTATGTTGAACACCGCCGCGGCGGATTTTAACTTTTTGGCAAAAGCGATGGTAGCTATAACAGTTTCTTTCGTGTCGCCCTCATTGCCTATCATAAACGAATTAACATACGATATCCCGCGCTTGCGCAACTTGGAACAGCATTCCTCAGCCATTGCGAGCGTAGTCCCCTTTTTCATCAAATCCAGGATACGCTGACTGCCCGTTTCAATTCCCAGCAGTATGCAGATGCAGCCGGCCTGCTTCATTTTCAGGATTAAAGCGTCATCCTGAAGCGTATTAACGCGTCCAGCCGCATCCCAGGTAATATTCAGATGTTCATTGATGATCAGATCGCAGATCCTGGAGACCCGCACGGGGTCGGCCGTAAAACAATCATCATAGATCCTAAAATGCCGGATACCGTACTTTTCCGCCACATAAGCCATTTCACCCACTACGAATTCGGGGCTATGCGCGCGGAATTTACGGCCCATACAGATATTAGCGCAAAACGTGCATTGGGAAGGGCAGCCGCGGCTGGAAATAAGCGTCACGGTTTTTTGACCCGGAAGATACAAATCGATGTCCAGCAGGTCGCGGGCCGGATACGGCAGGCGGTCAAGCCCGGAGATTATTTCAGGGCGGGGAATTTCCCTGTATTCCCAGCCTTCCATCAACGCGGCCCCCGGTATTTTATTAAAATCAACTTTCCCGCGCGCGTCGAATTCATTGGCTAAGGCAAGCATGGGGATTTCCCCTTCCCCCAATATCACGGCGTCAAGTTCCGGCATGCTTTGCAGGGTTGAGCGCGGCACCGCGTTTACGTGCGGCCCCCCCATGATCACCATACAGTTCAAGCGCCGTTTAGCTTCTATGGCCGCCTGCCGCGCCCACATGAAATTAGAAGTTACCGAAGTAATACCTACGATATCAGGCCTGAATTCCGCTACTTTCTTCCACATCAGTTCCAGCGGCATCCCGCAAGGCTCGGGATCAAAAATTTTCACCGTGTGACCGGCTTTCCGCACATAAGCCGCTATATAGCCCACTCCCAATGGAAAACCAAAAAGTTTTTTAGCATGGATTGAACCGTAGACGATCAAGGATGGCGGGCAGATAAAAGCTATTTTCATAGAATCAGTGCGGAGCAGGGAGTCTGGAGTTGAGAGTCAGGAGCTAAAAACCGGGAAGCTGCAAGTTTGAACTCTTAACTCCGAACTCCTTAACGCTGAAACCCTGAACTCTCAACTTTTTCTGTTGCCTGTAACCTGACGGCTTTCTTCAAGAAGTTCGGCGGCGTGTTTTACGGCCTGGGCGGAGGATTTTTGTTTACCGCCAAGCATGCGGGCGATTTCAGCGGTCCTCTCAGCGCCTGAAAGTTCGCGCGCCGTGACGGCCGCTGAGTTTTTAAGCGAGGTCTTTTCAACGATAAAGTGCTTTTCGGAAAAAGCGGCCACCTGCGGCAGATGGGTGATGCAGAAAATCTGTTTCTCCGAGGCAAGCCGGCGGAGCTTTTGGCCCACCAGGCGCCCCGTTACCGCGCCTACGCCTGTGTCCACCTCGTCAAATACAAGCGCTCCTATCCGGTCCGCCGCGGCCAGCACGGTTTTCAGGGCAAGCATAAGGCGCGACATTTCCCCTCCCGAAGCAGTGAACCTTAAAGGGCGCAGCGGGTAGCCGGGATTGGCGGAAAAAAGATATTCAACGGCGTCCATGCCATAGGAGGAGATGTTTCCCTCATCTCCGTCCACCGCCGCCTCAAAGCGCAATTCTTTAAAACCAAGATCCGCCGCCTCGTCCTTTGTCCGGGCGGCCAGCTTTATGGCGGCGGCGCTACGGGCGGCGTGCAGAGAGCGCGCGAGCTTAAGCAGCAGGGCTTCGCTTTTTTCAAGCTCTTTCCGGGCCTGCTCGCGGTTAAGGGTAAGGTCTTCAAGCTCCGCTATTTTGTTTTTAAGTTCCGCGCCTTTTGCGAGCACGGCATTTTCGTCCGGGCCGTATTTTTTCTTCAGCAAAGATATTTTTTCAAGCCGCGACAGGCAGGCGTCAAGCCTTGCGGGGTCGGTATCAAGGCCTTTTGAATACTTGTAAAGCTCCTCCGAGATATCGCTTAACTCGATCAGGGCGTTTTCAAGCCGGGGGGCAAGTTCCGGCGCGCCCTCGTCCAATTCGCCAAGGGCTTTGAGCCTCTCAAGGGCCTTTTCAAGATTTGCCTTGGCCGCGCCGTCGGAGCCGGCCGCGAGTTCATACGCGGCGTTTGAAAGCAGATAAAGCTTTTCGGCGTTTTTAAGCCTTGGATACAGCGCCTCAAGCTCCGCCTCCTCGCCGGATTTAAGCGCGGAGTCCTCTATTTCTTTGATCTGGAAGCGGTAAAGTTCAAGCAGGCGCTCCCGCTCGCGCTCCGACATTGAAACCGCTTCAAGGCGGCCGCGCAGCGCCTGCGCTTTGAGAAAAGCCTCACGCACGGCTCCCGCCTGTTTTTCAAGGCGGCCATAGCGGTCAAGAAGCGCGCGCTGGACTTCAGTTTTAAGCAGACTCTGATGCTCATTCTGTCCGTGGAAGTCCACCAGCGCCGAGCCCAGAGCGGAGACGGTGGAAAGCGGGACCTGCCTGGCGTTGATGAAAGACCTGGCGCGGCCTTTGGAATCGCTCTGCCTTTTAAGCGTAAAAGAATCTTTTTCAAGACCGAAACTTTCGCTCAGCTCCCGCCCAAGGCCGGCGGTCAAGAACTCTCCGCAAACCTCCGCCAAATTCGCCCCCGGACGCAGGATGTCCGAGCCGGCCCTTTCCCCCAGAAGAAAACCGAGGGCGGAAATAATTATGGATTTACCGGCCCCCGTCTCGCCGGTGAAAACATTGAGCCCCGGCCCCGGTTCAAGCGTCAGATTTTCTATGAGCGCGAAATTTTTTATGGTAAGTTTTTTCAGCATAGAACAGAATCAGCGGCTAGAGAAGAGCGGTTAGGGGGTTAGGGGAGGAAATCTTTATTTCTGCGCTCTCTATACTGCCACCACACCCTGGCATTAAGGAACTCCTTCCCTGACCGCTAATCCCTATCCACTAGCCCCTACCTCTCCCCCCACCTGAGCTTTTTTCTCAAAATATCAAAATAGGAGAAGTTTTCCGGCACCAGCATTTCAAATATCTGCGGATGTTTTTTAATAATCACCTCATCACGGGCCTTCAACTCAAAATTTTCCTGGCCGTCAATGGATAACATCACATTATGCGGGCTATAACGCGCCGAAAGCACTTTGATTTTTATATTTTCTCCGGCTGACAGCACCAGGGGCCGGTGAGTAAGGGTATGCGGGCATATAGGGGAAAGCAATGCCACTTCAAGCTCAGGCATGGCTATAGGTCCCAAAGCCGCCAGATTATAGGCGGTGGAGCCGGTGGGAGTGCACACTATCAGCCCGTCCCCGAAATAATTTGACAGGAACTGGCTACCATACGACACATTAAGGTTGAAAGCCCTGGCCTCTGCGCTCCGTATCACGCAGTCGTTTAAGGCGGGGAAAGGGCCGAATACTTTTTTGGAACCGCGCACGACCTC
This is a stretch of genomic DNA from Elusimicrobiota bacterium. It encodes these proteins:
- a CDS encoding radical SAM protein is translated as MKIALINPPFPLSYGLIRFGNYCGFPLGLGYIAAYARKAGHTVKIFDPEPYRMPMELMWAKVEEFRPDIVGITSVTSNFMLARQAAIEAKRRLGCLVVMGGPHVNALPRSTLQSVPALDAVILGEGEIPMLALANEFDARGKVDFNKIPGAAFIEGWEYREIPRPEMISELDRLPYPARDLIDIGLYYRHRFSRRGRKSVTLISSRGCPSQCTFCANLCMGRKFRAHSPEYVAGEMAYLVEKYGIRHFHIYDDCFTADPVRVFRICDLIIQKHLNITWDSAGRVNTLRDKALLLKMKQAGCVCILLGIEAGSQRILDLMKKGATLAMAEECCSMLRKQGIAYNNSFIIGNEGETEETVMATIAFAKKLKSPTVAFGILTPYPGTPLFDKYYGDYDTPEMDWAHWGSQGSDRPYEPRQTALSKKEIMRLRDRAYQQYYLSFFRFMRAVKGVFRNL
- a CDS encoding radical SAM protein; this encodes MKIAFICPPSLIVYGSIHAKKLFGFPLGVGYIAAYVRKAGHTVKIFDPEPCGMPLELMWKKVAEFRPDIVGITSVTSNFMWARQAAIEAKRRLNCMVIMGGPHVNAVPRSTLQSMPELDAVILGEGEIPMLALANEFDARGKVDFNKIPGAALMEGWEYREIPRPEIISGLDRLPYPARDLLDIDLYLPGQKTVTLISSRGCPSQCTFCANICMGRKFRAHSPEFVVGEMAYVAEKYGIRHFRIYDDCFTADPVRVSRICDLIINEHLNITWDAAGRVNTLQDDALILKMKQAGCICILLGIETGSQRILDLMKKGTTLAMAEECCSKLRKRGISYVNSFMIGNEGDTKETVIATIAFAKKLKSAAAVFNILIPYPGTLLFDKYYKEYDTPETDWTHWCSQRDDRPYEPRQTALSKKDTIRLRARAYQRYYCNLSQILRTLAFNR
- the recN gene encoding DNA repair protein RecN; protein product: MLKKLTIKNFALIENLTLEPGPGLNVFTGETGAGKSIIISALGFLLGERAGSDILRPGANLAEVCGEFLTAGLGRELSESFGLEKDSFTLKRQSDSKGRARSFINARQVPLSTVSALGSALVDFHGQNEHQSLLKTEVQRALLDRYGRLEKQAGAVREAFLKAQALRGRLEAVSMSERERERLLELYRFQIKEIEDSALKSGEEAELEALYPRLKNAEKLYLLSNAAYELAAGSDGAAKANLEKALERLKALGELDEGAPELAPRLENALIELSDISEELYKYSKGLDTDPARLDACLSRLEKISLLKKKYGPDENAVLAKGAELKNKIAELEDLTLNREQARKELEKSEALLLKLARSLHAARSAAAIKLAARTKDEAADLGFKELRFEAAVDGDEGNISSYGMDAVEYLFSANPGYPLRPLRFTASGGEMSRLMLALKTVLAAADRIGALVFDEVDTGVGAVTGRLVGQKLRRLASEKQIFCITHLPQVAAFSEKHFIVEKTSLKNSAAVTARELSGAERTAEIARMLGGKQKSSAQAVKHAAELLEESRQVTGNRKS
- a CDS encoding NAD(+)/NADH kinase, whose protein sequence is MKRIKSVVIFYNSKRRKAIVFAAGIEKRLSAAGTRVSKICVNDAFCGFKAADAAIAVGGDGTVLYAARHLMKHSVPALGINAGGLGFLSGMENAEFISRIDDFLEGRFKKIKRSLLSVEVVRGSKKVFGPFPALNDCVIRSAEARAFNLNVSYGSQFLSNYFGDGLIVCTPTGSTAYNLAALGPIAMPELEVALLSPICPHTLTHRPLVLSAGENIKIKVLSARYSPHNVMLSIDGQENFELKARDEVIIKKHPQIFEMLVPENFSYFDILRKKLRWGER